One part of the Georgfuchsia toluolica genome encodes these proteins:
- a CDS encoding YifB family Mg chelatase-like AAA ATPase, with translation MALAVLKSRALSGMDAPEVTVEVHLAAGLPAFTLVGLPDTEVKEARDRVRAAIQNCQFDFPARRITVNLAPADLPKESGRFDLPIALGILIASGQLKANGLDQYEFAGELSLSGELRPVRGALAMCMRAGKSNRAFILPAASAAEAALAATAQVLPANALLDVCAHLAGTQTLAASAPHQAAVVDNYPDLADIKGQGLARRALEVAAAGGHSILFSGPPGTGKSMLAKRLPGILPPLTADESLQSAAVLSLAGSFAHARYGMRPFAAPHHSASVPALVGGGSTPRPGEISLAHHGVLFLDELPEFERRVLEALREPLENGVIRVSRAAQRVEFPASFQLVAAMNPCPCGYLGHSNGKCHCTPDQVARYRAKLSGPFLDRIDLMIEVPPLSDVELQGKPQGEPSNAVKDRVIKTRQRQLARQGKINALLDSKEIDTLCEPDSSGAVLLKQAISRLNLSARAYHRVLKVARTIADLGDSQNISGAHIAEAIQYRRGLGS, from the coding sequence GTGGCGCTCGCCGTTCTCAAAAGCCGCGCGCTGTCCGGCATGGATGCGCCGGAAGTTACGGTAGAAGTGCATCTGGCCGCCGGTCTGCCGGCCTTCACTCTGGTCGGACTGCCCGACACCGAAGTCAAGGAAGCACGCGACCGCGTGCGTGCTGCCATCCAGAACTGCCAGTTCGATTTTCCGGCGCGACGCATTACCGTCAATCTCGCGCCCGCCGATCTGCCCAAGGAATCGGGGCGCTTCGATCTGCCCATTGCGCTGGGTATTCTGATTGCATCAGGGCAGCTCAAGGCAAACGGCCTCGACCAATATGAATTCGCCGGCGAGTTGTCCTTGTCGGGCGAGTTGCGTCCGGTTCGCGGCGCGCTCGCAATGTGCATGCGCGCCGGCAAGTCGAATCGCGCTTTTATTCTTCCCGCCGCCAGCGCTGCCGAAGCCGCGCTCGCCGCCACTGCGCAGGTGCTGCCCGCGAATGCTCTGCTTGATGTCTGCGCCCATCTCGCTGGCACGCAAACCCTTGCCGCCAGTGCGCCGCATCAAGCGGCAGTTGTCGACAACTATCCCGATCTCGCCGACATCAAGGGTCAGGGGCTGGCGCGCCGCGCGCTCGAGGTCGCCGCAGCCGGCGGTCATTCGATTCTTTTCTCCGGCCCGCCCGGCACCGGCAAATCGATGCTGGCCAAACGCCTGCCGGGCATCCTGCCGCCGCTGACTGCGGATGAGTCGTTGCAAAGCGCAGCCGTGCTTTCGCTCGCTGGCAGCTTCGCTCACGCACGTTACGGCATGCGCCCGTTTGCAGCGCCTCACCACTCGGCCTCGGTGCCCGCATTGGTGGGTGGCGGCAGTACGCCGCGACCGGGCGAGATTTCGCTGGCCCATCACGGTGTGCTGTTCCTCGACGAGTTGCCCGAGTTCGAACGGCGCGTGCTAGAGGCACTGCGCGAGCCGCTTGAAAATGGCGTGATCCGCGTCTCGCGCGCAGCACAGCGCGTCGAATTTCCCGCCAGCTTCCAATTGGTTGCGGCAATGAACCCCTGCCCCTGCGGCTATCTCGGCCATTCAAACGGAAAATGCCATTGTACTCCGGATCAGGTGGCGCGTTATCGCGCCAAGCTGTCGGGGCCGTTTCTCGACCGCATCGACTTGATGATCGAAGTTCCACCTCTTTCCGATGTGGAACTGCAAGGCAAACCGCAGGGCGAACCTTCCAACGCAGTCAAGGATCGCGTGATCAAGACACGCCAGCGCCAGTTGGCGCGCCAGGGGAAAATCAATGCCCTGCTCGACAGCAAGGAAATCGACACCCTTTGCGAACCCGACAGTAGCGGCGCAGTCCTGCTGAAGCAGGCCATTTCCCGGCTCAACCTCTCGGCGCGCGCCTATCATCGTGTGCTCAAGGTCGCGCGTACCATTGCCGACCTCGGCGACAGTCAAAATATCAGCGGAGCACACATTGCAGAAGCCATCCAGTACCGGCGCGGCCTCGGTAGCTAA
- a CDS encoding multidrug effflux MFS transporter encodes MQKPSSTGAASVAKSLPFLLAGLAMLGPFSIDTYLPAFPAIGVSLNATPIQVQQTLTAFMAMFAFMILWHGAISDAIGRRTVILAGLGCYVFASLFCAFAMSIKMLWLGRAMQGMVGGIGFVVGRAVVRDLYDGARAQRLMANVAVIFAIAPAIAPVIGGQLQLWFNWHGVFFFLALIAAALLLLSWLYLPETLPRSKRQPFAPGSLWQGYRGIFGSIEFILLSLALAANFAAFFIYVLSSPVFLIQHLKLSPQDFGWMFAPMVCGMVLGSLANGRLAGRLSPRRTIALGYLVMIASSIGNVLLNLWLPPQLPWALIPLFIYVAGMALTMPCLQLLAMDLFPARHGMASSCQGLVQSAINAVVAGAVAPLMWGSTLTLALSMVSFMTAGLIAFGLSLRMRRAT; translated from the coding sequence TTGCAGAAGCCATCCAGTACCGGCGCGGCCTCGGTAGCTAAAAGTTTGCCTTTTTTGCTTGCGGGTCTGGCCATGCTCGGCCCGTTCTCGATCGACACTTACCTGCCCGCCTTCCCGGCCATCGGCGTCAGCCTAAATGCCACCCCGATCCAGGTACAGCAAACGCTTACCGCGTTCATGGCGATGTTCGCCTTTATGATCCTCTGGCATGGCGCGATCTCCGATGCCATCGGCCGCCGTACGGTGATTCTCGCCGGACTCGGTTGCTACGTCTTCGCCTCGCTGTTCTGCGCCTTCGCCATGAGCATCAAAATGCTCTGGCTCGGGCGAGCGATGCAGGGTATGGTGGGCGGTATCGGCTTCGTGGTTGGCCGCGCCGTGGTGCGCGACCTCTACGACGGAGCGCGCGCGCAGCGCTTGATGGCCAATGTCGCCGTGATTTTCGCCATTGCGCCGGCCATTGCGCCGGTGATCGGCGGCCAGTTGCAGCTCTGGTTCAACTGGCATGGCGTATTCTTTTTCCTGGCCTTGATCGCCGCGGCATTATTGCTGTTGTCATGGCTATATTTGCCCGAGACGCTGCCCCGCAGCAAGCGCCAGCCTTTCGCACCGGGTTCGCTGTGGCAGGGCTATCGCGGCATTTTCGGATCGATCGAATTCATTTTGCTCTCGCTGGCCCTCGCCGCCAATTTCGCCGCCTTTTTCATCTATGTACTGTCGTCGCCGGTGTTCCTGATCCAGCACCTGAAGCTTTCACCCCAGGATTTCGGCTGGATGTTTGCCCCCATGGTGTGCGGAATGGTGCTGGGCAGCCTGGCCAACGGCCGGCTGGCGGGGCGGCTCTCGCCACGGCGAACCATCGCGCTTGGCTACCTTGTGATGATAGCGTCATCGATCGGCAACGTCCTGCTTAACCTGTGGCTACCGCCCCAATTGCCGTGGGCGCTGATCCCCCTCTTCATCTATGTCGCTGGAATGGCATTGACCATGCCCTGCCTGCAGTTGCTGGCGATGGATCTGTTTCCGGCACGGCATGGCATGGCATCGAGTTGCCAGGGGCTGGTCCAGTCCGCTATCAACGCGGTGGTTGCCGGCGCCGTCGCGCCGCTGATGTGGGGCTCGACGCTGACACTCGCACTGAGCATGGTCAGTTTCATGACCGCCGGCCTGATCGCCTTCGGCCTCTCATTGCGGATGCGGCGAGCGACCTAA
- a CDS encoding sulfite exporter TauE/SafE family protein: MTMWLFAYFVLGMFSGFCAGLFGVGGGVVLVPILTSLFVAQQFPHEHVLHLALGSSMATIVFTSISSLRAHHLRGAVRWPIVLKIAPGIVIGTLLGSQLASQVPTRPLGIFFAAFITCVAIQMFLNVKPQPHRQLPSAMGIAGVGIVIGAVSALVAIGGGSLSVPFMTWCNVKVQHAIGTSAAIGLPIALSGAVGYAISGWSQTGMPPGSLGYLYLPAVAGTALASVMTAPLGAGVTHSLQPATVQKIFAAILLLLVAKMLHTLFF; encoded by the coding sequence ATGACAATGTGGTTGTTTGCGTATTTCGTGCTTGGCATGTTTTCGGGCTTCTGCGCGGGCCTGTTCGGCGTCGGCGGCGGCGTGGTGTTGGTGCCGATATTGACCTCGCTGTTCGTGGCGCAGCAATTCCCGCACGAACACGTATTGCATCTGGCGCTGGGCAGTTCGATGGCGACCATTGTGTTTACCTCGATATCGAGCCTGCGCGCGCATCATTTGCGCGGCGCGGTGCGGTGGCCGATTGTGCTCAAGATAGCGCCAGGCATCGTGATCGGCACGCTGCTGGGTTCCCAGTTGGCAAGCCAGGTACCGACCCGGCCGCTGGGGATTTTCTTTGCCGCGTTTATTACTTGTGTTGCCATCCAGATGTTCCTGAATGTCAAACCGCAGCCGCACCGCCAGTTGCCAAGTGCTATGGGCATAGCCGGGGTGGGGATTGTCATCGGCGCAGTTTCCGCCCTGGTGGCGATCGGCGGCGGCTCGTTGTCGGTACCCTTCATGACCTGGTGCAACGTCAAGGTGCAACATGCGATCGGCACTTCCGCCGCCATCGGATTGCCTATCGCGCTATCGGGCGCGGTCGGCTACGCAATCTCGGGGTGGAGCCAAACAGGCATGCCGCCGGGCAGTTTGGGCTACCTCTACTTGCCGGCGGTAGCGGGTACGGCATTGGCGAGTGTGATGACGGCGCCGCTCGGCGCCGGGGTCACGCACAGCCTGCAGCCTGCCACGGTGCAGAAAATTTTCGCCGCGATATTGCTGTTGCTGGTGGCAAAAATGCTGCACACATTGTTTTTTTAG
- a CDS encoding EVE domain-containing protein yields MRYWLMKTEPSVVGIDHVLAMKNQTVDWWGVRNYQARNFMRDQMQVGDKVFFYHSSCPEPGIIGLAEVVKKAYPDRTQFDPSSPYSDPKATAENPRWVNVDVRVVKKTRLIGLDELRAHPELANMRVLQRGNRLSITPVDPAEWKFITEKLL; encoded by the coding sequence ATGCGCTACTGGCTGATGAAAACGGAGCCGTCCGTGGTCGGCATCGATCATGTGCTGGCGATGAAGAACCAGACCGTCGACTGGTGGGGTGTGCGCAACTACCAGGCGCGCAACTTCATGCGCGACCAGATGCAGGTCGGCGACAAAGTATTCTTTTATCATTCCTCGTGTCCCGAACCCGGGATCATCGGTCTCGCCGAGGTGGTGAAGAAGGCATATCCCGACCGCACCCAGTTTGATCCGAGTAGTCCCTATTCCGATCCCAAGGCGACAGCGGAAAATCCGCGCTGGGTGAATGTCGATGTGCGCGTCGTGAAGAAGACACGCCTGATCGGACTGGATGAGTTGCGTGCGCACCCTGAGTTGGCGAACATGCGCGTGCTGCAGCGGGGCAACCGTTTGTCGATTACACCGGTCGATCCGGCGGAATGGAAATTCATCACGGAGAAACTGTTGTAA
- a CDS encoding tyrosine-type recombinase/integrase: MGKRSQLSYENAKPFEGKDRLLADGDGLYLRVRPHGTKTWIIDYEFKGERAKPTIGTYDSNGAPGKSISDWLRHGRLSVAQARAIAGSWKDARRAGHNAHREWEAQLFEEAEQFAAEVAAKAAEAALPTVANAIDQFMTKHIAGKKSAKAIGYRLDLLSDLLGDKKIFTVKRQDVISAIESIAEGRRTNKEGQHIPAKQLAGEVLIQAKRVWRFAESREWIETSCIEKLTRRDFDAKPVKREVVLRLDEVVELWRTLNDPERCKADPISIAALKLVILTGQRECEVTNAAWTELDLEAGLWKIPAERTKKNRAHLVHLAPQAVSILKALKSLTGKSAYVFESPMIEDQPIYGRSIGNALSTLFKRNALPNITKCHVHDLRRTLITRLPDLGVELFIGHKIANHVLPGVLAHYNHAEYLEQRKAALEKWADRIVTLAEEKNVIQFQRAAA; this comes from the coding sequence ATGGGCAAGAGATCGCAACTGAGTTACGAAAACGCGAAACCCTTTGAGGGCAAAGACCGATTGCTGGCTGATGGCGATGGTTTGTATTTGCGCGTGCGTCCGCATGGTACGAAGACTTGGATTATCGATTACGAGTTTAAAGGCGAGCGTGCTAAGCCAACTATAGGAACCTATGATTCTAATGGTGCGCCGGGTAAAAGTATTTCTGATTGGTTACGTCATGGCAGGTTATCGGTTGCTCAAGCGCGAGCAATTGCTGGAAGTTGGAAGGATGCCCGTCGCGCTGGTCACAACGCCCACCGTGAATGGGAGGCGCAACTTTTCGAGGAAGCAGAGCAATTTGCAGCAGAAGTAGCGGCTAAAGCCGCTGAAGCCGCATTGCCTACCGTCGCTAATGCGATTGATCAATTCATGACAAAACACATAGCCGGTAAGAAGAGCGCAAAGGCAATCGGCTATCGTTTGGATTTGCTTTCAGACCTTTTGGGTGACAAGAAGATTTTCACGGTGAAACGTCAGGATGTAATTTCAGCAATTGAGTCTATCGCGGAGGGGCGAAGAACAAATAAGGAGGGACAGCATATCCCTGCAAAGCAGCTAGCTGGGGAAGTCCTGATTCAAGCTAAGCGAGTTTGGCGCTTTGCCGAGTCAAGGGAATGGATTGAAACGTCTTGTATTGAAAAACTTACCCGCAGGGATTTCGACGCCAAACCCGTTAAACGCGAAGTAGTGCTCCGCCTTGATGAGGTTGTCGAACTTTGGCGCACGCTTAACGATCCAGAGCGTTGCAAAGCCGATCCGATTTCAATTGCCGCATTGAAGTTGGTGATCCTTACTGGTCAGAGGGAGTGCGAAGTTACCAATGCTGCATGGACGGAGCTTGATCTGGAAGCCGGGTTATGGAAAATCCCCGCTGAACGTACCAAGAAAAACCGCGCTCATCTAGTGCACTTGGCGCCGCAGGCCGTCAGCATCCTAAAGGCTTTGAAATCGCTAACGGGAAAATCAGCTTATGTATTCGAGTCTCCGATGATAGAAGATCAGCCCATCTATGGCCGAAGCATTGGTAACGCACTCTCAACATTATTTAAGCGCAATGCGTTGCCCAACATCACGAAGTGCCACGTACATGATTTGCGGCGCACACTGATTACCCGCCTTCCTGATTTGGGCGTCGAGTTGTTTATTGGACACAAAATCGCAAATCACGTCTTACCGGGCGTCTTGGCTCATTACAACCATGCGGAATACCTTGAGCAGCGTAAAGCTGCGCTAGAGAAATGGGCGGACAGGATCGTGACCTTGGCCGAAGAGAAAAACGTGATTCAATTTCAGCGCGCCGCAGCTTAG
- a CDS encoding AlpA family transcriptional regulator — protein MSENRHAAILRLPQVISRTGLSRSTIYQRISDGEFPQQINLGANSVGWIEAEIDEWVTSCIQKSREAA, from the coding sequence ATGTCTGAGAATCGCCACGCTGCAATATTGCGGCTGCCGCAAGTCATTTCACGTACAGGACTATCGCGAAGCACAATCTATCAGCGTATTAGCGATGGCGAATTTCCGCAGCAGATCAATTTGGGTGCCAATTCGGTAGGCTGGATAGAAGCCGAAATCGACGAATGGGTTACATCATGCATTCAAAAGAGCAGGGAAGCCGCTTAA
- a CDS encoding replication initiation factor domain-containing protein, translating to MGYIMHSKEQGSRLTASAIGWHRIMRPPFFLAVQFFEIDFKIEGAGASNKRVRIHIHGIGYGYTIQLSLFMPRVPALFIDKLAITIPLDGQRRQEVRLAVDDSSEQWGDFVSLASLRNRSYIRQFRFTTPDGAVATLLLEPTNRRNNEFKLEYSPNNFGQSGRALLGEYLQVILGRTYLEDIWNAKLTRLDVAFDIRRVPLQDLLITDTKSRKSSIIRGVEGKAESYYFPFTGTNQLCVYDKLKEIDDRLGSPPTNRKRAPWVRFEYRYRRLNRYTLANVVGRMENPFHNFEVKQFGMAQARISVDRLRMLFDACRLQGLDAVLEEIPDIAARATYSLAYRTFPVPIFWQRRTSIWGGLRAAIERSLPT from the coding sequence ATGGGTTACATCATGCATTCAAAAGAGCAGGGAAGCCGCTTAACCGCCTCTGCTATTGGATGGCATCGCATAATGCGGCCTCCGTTTTTCCTAGCAGTCCAGTTTTTTGAAATCGATTTCAAAATCGAGGGTGCGGGCGCCTCTAATAAGCGCGTAAGAATACATATTCATGGCATAGGATATGGTTACACCATTCAACTATCCTTGTTTATGCCTAGAGTTCCAGCCTTATTTATAGACAAATTAGCAATTACCATCCCACTGGACGGCCAAAGAAGGCAGGAAGTGCGATTAGCTGTTGACGACTCATCTGAACAATGGGGAGATTTTGTTTCCCTCGCATCGTTGCGGAATAGAAGCTATATCAGGCAATTCCGATTCACCACACCAGACGGAGCGGTAGCAACCTTGTTGCTTGAGCCTACCAATCGCCGTAACAACGAATTCAAGCTGGAGTATTCACCAAACAATTTTGGTCAGTCTGGGCGGGCGCTGCTTGGCGAATACCTTCAAGTTATTTTGGGACGCACATATCTGGAAGACATCTGGAACGCCAAATTAACCCGTCTGGACGTTGCATTCGATATCCGAAGGGTTCCCCTTCAGGATTTGTTAATTACCGACACCAAGAGCCGTAAATCGTCAATTATTCGGGGTGTGGAAGGTAAAGCTGAGTCCTACTATTTCCCCTTTACGGGAACAAATCAGCTATGTGTCTATGACAAGCTAAAGGAAATCGATGATCGGCTGGGTTCTCCGCCAACAAATCGCAAGCGCGCCCCATGGGTACGCTTTGAATATCGGTATCGAAGGCTTAATCGCTACACCCTGGCTAACGTTGTCGGGAGGATGGAAAACCCATTTCACAATTTCGAGGTGAAGCAATTCGGGATGGCGCAGGCGCGAATCTCCGTTGATCGCTTGCGCATGCTCTTTGACGCGTGCCGGTTACAGGGCTTGGATGCCGTTTTGGAAGAGATTCCCGACATAGCCGCCCGCGCTACATATTCCCTCGCCTATCGCACTTTCCCGGTACCAATATTCTGGCAACGTAGGACATCTATTTGGGGTGGACTGAGGGCGGCAATCGAGCGATCTTTACCTACCTAG
- a CDS encoding helix-turn-helix domain-containing protein, whose amino-acid sequence MSDNGLPIVARRLREARVRKGLSQKALGIAAGIHVDSASPRINQYEQGKHAPDFLTIKNLASVLGVPVPYFYSEDELLAELLILLNSLLRPQQEEVKKYLVRKMTRK is encoded by the coding sequence ATGTCGGATAACGGATTGCCAATAGTGGCAAGGCGTTTGCGGGAAGCCAGAGTACGTAAAGGGCTTTCCCAAAAGGCTTTGGGCATTGCAGCGGGCATCCATGTAGATTCGGCAAGTCCGCGTATCAATCAATATGAACAGGGCAAGCATGCCCCCGACTTTCTGACGATAAAGAATTTGGCATCTGTTCTGGGAGTGCCAGTTCCATATTTTTATTCGGAGGATGAGCTGTTAGCAGAACTGCTAATACTGTTGAATTCGCTATTGCGCCCGCAACAGGAAGAAGTTAAAAAATATCTGGTGCGGAAAATGACACGAAAATAA
- a CDS encoding restriction endonuclease — protein sequence MHLIGVAFGLLIFYGLLCSTEGRGFIGNLIGAAIIFGLLWFGFIWFFGSLGTDLKNAKKAALAPKRDEAQRISRELIKQHNSDLLSKRRRLVINKGYGLTDRSKWDAEKYFFISKVLRPALGSISTVIEDKEFSEFIDSCIDSLVAVRKSSTRSAPEVGKPIEYEDHCASLLEKAGWKVSTTKASGDQGADIIAMKNGLTVVLQCKQYSKPVGNAAVQEAFAAKAHYSADDAAVVTDSGYTKSANELAQSTGVLLLHPEELSELIFKL from the coding sequence ATGCATCTAATCGGTGTTGCATTTGGTTTATTAATTTTTTATGGGCTTCTGTGTTCCACCGAAGGGCGCGGGTTTATTGGCAATTTAATAGGCGCTGCTATTATTTTTGGGTTATTGTGGTTCGGGTTTATTTGGTTTTTTGGCTCGTTAGGCACTGACTTAAAAAATGCCAAAAAAGCTGCCCTTGCTCCAAAAAGGGATGAAGCCCAAAGAATATCCAGAGAGCTAATCAAACAGCACAATTCCGACTTGCTTAGTAAACGTCGTCGCTTAGTCATTAATAAAGGCTATGGATTGACAGATAGATCAAAGTGGGATGCTGAAAAATACTTCTTTATTTCAAAAGTACTGAGACCTGCACTAGGCAGTATCTCAACTGTCATCGAAGATAAGGAATTTAGCGAGTTTATAGACAGTTGTATAGATAGCTTGGTAGCAGTTAGAAAAAGCTCAACACGCTCAGCCCCTGAGGTCGGGAAGCCTATTGAGTATGAAGACCATTGCGCAAGCCTGTTAGAAAAAGCAGGTTGGAAGGTATCAACAACCAAGGCATCTGGCGATCAGGGCGCAGATATCATAGCCATGAAAAATGGCTTGACCGTAGTTCTACAATGTAAGCAATACTCGAAGCCAGTGGGAAACGCAGCAGTGCAAGAAGCATTTGCCGCTAAAGCACACTACAGCGCAGATGATGCGGCAGTGGTAACGGACTCAGGCTACACAAAATCCGCAAATGAACTAGCCCAATCAACTGGAGTCTTGCTGCTACATCCTGAAGAACTGTCGGAGCTTATCTTCAAGCTATAG
- a CDS encoding DNA-methyltransferase has protein sequence MSGHVLDLFSRVPVESEGDRAGNRNQCEVIVGDVRQVLRGFPDGLFRTCVTSPPYWGLRDYGVGGQIGAEPDITTYIKDLVAVFREVRRTLTDDGTFWLNIGDSYTSGGRTWRGPDAKNKGRAMDYRAPTPEGLKPKDLIGIPWRLAFALQDDGWYLRTDIIWNKPNCQPESVKDRPTRSHEFVFLFSKSEKYFYNHEAIKEPAFDAKQKSKNRRTVWNINTEPYAGAHFAVYPRQLVRLCVQAGSESGDRVLDPFLGSGTSGVVCNELGRACTGIELNEEYAELARHRLIRGR, from the coding sequence ATGAGCGGCCACGTTCTTGATCTTTTTTCTAGGGTCCCTGTCGAATCAGAAGGTGATAGAGCCGGGAACCGCAATCAATGCGAAGTTATCGTAGGTGACGTTCGCCAAGTTTTGCGCGGGTTCCCGGATGGTCTATTTAGGACCTGCGTAACATCGCCTCCCTATTGGGGACTTCGCGACTATGGGGTCGGTGGTCAAATCGGGGCAGAGCCCGACATTACCACCTACATTAAGGACCTTGTAGCAGTATTCCGAGAGGTCCGCCGGACGCTTACCGATGATGGAACTTTTTGGCTAAATATTGGTGACAGCTATACAAGCGGCGGTAGAACATGGCGAGGTCCCGACGCGAAGAATAAGGGACGCGCCATGGACTACAGAGCACCTACCCCAGAAGGACTAAAGCCAAAGGACTTAATTGGAATACCTTGGAGACTAGCCTTCGCTTTACAGGATGATGGATGGTATCTGCGTACTGACATCATTTGGAACAAACCGAATTGTCAGCCTGAGAGCGTCAAAGATCGTCCAACGCGATCACACGAATTTGTTTTTCTTTTCTCAAAAAGCGAGAAATATTTTTACAACCACGAAGCCATAAAAGAACCGGCTTTTGATGCAAAACAAAAATCAAAAAACCGCCGGACAGTTTGGAATATAAATACCGAACCTTATGCGGGCGCACATTTCGCTGTGTACCCGAGGCAACTTGTTCGCCTTTGTGTGCAGGCGGGTTCGGAGTCAGGCGACAGAGTTCTTGACCCATTTTTGGGGTCAGGAACATCCGGGGTCGTATGCAACGAACTTGGCCGTGCATGTACTGGCATTGAGCTTAACGAAGAGTACGCTGAACTAGCCCGCCATCGGCTAATTAGGGGGCGCTAG
- a CDS encoding cell division protein ZapA, whose translation MSATNTLDIKLQGKDYRVACAPEEREALLAAASFLDAKMNEIAEITRSSGERLAVMAALNISHELLALRQSPDKAAAVDAEVARRRIKAIEARLDTVLAEQKQDALF comes from the coding sequence ATGAGTGCTACCAATACTCTGGACATCAAACTGCAGGGCAAGGACTATCGCGTTGCTTGCGCACCCGAGGAGCGTGAAGCCCTGCTCGCAGCGGCGAGTTTCCTCGACGCCAAGATGAACGAGATTGCCGAAATTACCAGAAGCAGCGGCGAACGTCTGGCAGTCATGGCGGCGCTCAACATCAGTCACGAACTGCTCGCGCTGCGTCAATCGCCCGACAAGGCGGCGGCAGTTGACGCCGAGGTCGCGAGGCGTAGAATCAAAGCCATCGAAGCGCGACTGGATACCGTCCTCGCCGAACAGAAACAGGACGCCCTGTTCTAG